Proteins co-encoded in one Ziziphus jujuba cultivar Dongzao chromosome 9, ASM3175591v1 genomic window:
- the LOC107427353 gene encoding F-box protein SKIP23: MADWSQLPKELIEEIANRLHSPIYLLRFRSVCSSWRSAVKPRTLTSRFPFLPNDGISDNTWGFHLSKHSIFLMGLSGTGAEMNPDRWLIKIEENVPGSMHLLNPLSRLRISPLPNDFPKVLDSSNYRVIELGQEYVLHYVHFRPYGGRNAGNLYMEKIVFMSLDSDGHDFVLLTIHVSGKLVMFKSGDKRWSVINDMPSPYDDVILFQGNFYAVDCTGRAVLVGLSSNVSLVANPEFGGDKKFLVESNCELLMVDLYLSLVPELSDLDDGEDYWYSPPVFMGEKTVKFKVFKLVREEQKWVEVKNLGDRVLFLSDDCTFSASASDLSGCKNCIFFTDNFFYTSDDDDEMFKSRAIGVYDLESGSIAPLTDFPEYSKLFWPPPDWLKLRTSEVQTQLEELTL, translated from the coding sequence ATGGCGGACTGGTCTCAACTACCGAAGGAGCTGATAGAGGAAATCGCCAATAGACTTCATAGCCCTATCTATCTTCTTCGTTTCCGATCCGTTTGCTCTTCGTGGAGGTCCGCCGTCAAGCCTCGGACCTTGACGAGCCGATTTCCTTTTCTCCCAAACGATGGGATTTCCGACAACACCTGGGGTTTCCATCTCTCCAAACACAGTATCTTTCTCATGGGTTTGTCTGGAACTGGTGCCGAAATGAACCCAGATCGCTggttgatcaagatcgaagaaaACGTGCCTGGTAGCATGCACCTGCTGAACCCTCTTTCGAGGCTTCGAATTTCCCCACTTCCTAATGATTTTCCGAAGGTATTGGATTCATCTAATTATAGGGTTATCGAATTGGGTCAAGAATACGTTCTTCATTACGTTCATTTTAGGCCTTATGGTGGTCGTAATGCTGGTAATCTGTATATGGAGAAGATTGTCTTCATGTCGTTGGATTCTGATGGCCATGATTTTGTATTGCTTACCATACATGTTTCGGGGAAATTGGTTATGTTTAAGTCTGGTGATAAGCGTTGGTCTGTGATTAACGATATGCCTTCGCCTTATGACGATGTGATATTGTTCCAAGGCAATTTTTATGCTGTTGACTGCACTGGGCGTGCTGTGCTTGTTGGGTTGTCTTCAAATGTGAGTTTGGTTGCAAATCCTGAGTTTGGTGGTGACAAAAAGTTTTTGGTAGAGTCAAACTGTGAGCTTTTGATGGTTGATTTGTATTTGAGTTTGGTTCCGGAGCTGAGTGATTTGGATGATGGCGAAGATTACTGGTACTCTCCTCCTGTGTTTATGGGAGAGAAGACTGTTaagtttaaagtttttaaactTGTAAGAGAAGAACAGAAGTGGGTTGAAGTGAAAAACTTGGGGGATCGGGTGTTGTTTCTGAGTGATGATTGCACATTCTCTGCCTCGGCTTCTGATTTATCTGGTTGTAAGAATTGTATATTTTTCACGGATAATTTCTTCTATACCAGTGATGACGACGATGAAATGTTCAAGAGCCGTGCTATAGGTGTCTATGACTTGGAAAGTGGTAGTATAGCACCTTTAACTGATTTCCCTGAATATTCAAAGCTCTTCTGGCCACCCCCTGATTGGCTAAAATTGAGGACATCAGAA